The Triticum dicoccoides isolate Atlit2015 ecotype Zavitan chromosome 6A, WEW_v2.0, whole genome shotgun sequence genome has a window encoding:
- the LOC119317746 gene encoding heterogeneous nuclear ribonucleoprotein 1-like: MKQQDGASPAKMFIGGLSRQTSMGTFKEYFGKYGEIIDAVIMKDRHTQKPRGFGFITYSDPAIVDRVIEDNHVIDGKQVEIKRTIPKGAAPLKDFKTKKIFVGGLPTALTDGEFKDFFSKFGKVVEHEIICDHSTNRSRGFGFIVFDAEKTVDELLAKKGNKIDLNGTQVEIKKAEPKKPSNPPHSLDSKPRRSPYADGYDGFASRYNNGGRLAPYKSPGFGARPGSYSSAYVPGSYSSAYVPGDYSSGYGRYDGAFGGYHGESSLYSSRFGGSYGGGLGGAYGRDAVPYGTSSYGPSYDSSGASADPSVRSGMGGLYGARGGYGSSSGGGATGRYHPYAG; encoded by the exons ATGAAGCAGCAGGATGGAGCTAGCCCGGC CAAGATGTTCATCGGCGGGCTCTCCAGGCAGACAAGCATGG GTACGTTCAAAGAGTACTTCGGGAAGTACGGGGAGATAATCGATGCGGTAATAATGAAGGACCGCCATACCCAAAAGCCTAGAGGCTTTGGATTTATTACCTATTCAGATCCTGCTATTGTTGACAGAGTGATTGAAGATAACCATGTCATTGATGGCAAGCAG GTCGAAATTAAAAGGACTATCCCGAAGGGTGCTGCCCCCCTGAAAGATTTCAAGACAAAGAAGATTTTTGTTGGCGGATTGCCTACTGCTCTAACAGATG GTGAATTCAAGGActtcttttcaaagtttggaaaggtGGTGGAACATGAGATCATCTGTGATCATTCGACCAACCGGTCACGAGGATTTGGATTTATAGTGTTTGATGCAGAAAAAACTGTAGATGAATTGTTAGCTAAGAAAGGCAATAAGATTGATCTAAATGGTACTCAG GTGGAGATCAAGAAGGCAGAACCAAAGAAACCCTCTAACCCACCTCATTCACTTGATAGCAAACCTAGGAGATCTCCTTATGCAGATGGTTATGATGGATTTGCCAGCCGTTACAACAATGGTGGTCGCCTTGCCCCCTATAAATCACCTGGTTTTGGCGCTAGGCCTGGCAGCTACAGTAGTGCTTATGTTCCTGGCAGCTACAGTAGTGCTTATGTTCCTGGTGACTATAGTAGCGGCTATGGTCGTTATGATGGAGCATTTGGAGGTTATCACGGAGAATCGTCGCTCTACTCCAGTCGTTTTGGTGGCAGTTATGGTGGTGGTTTAGGTGGTGCATATGGGCGTGATGCTGTGCCTTATGGCACGTCTAGCTATGGGCCTAGTTATGACTCTTCAGGTGCCAGTGCCGATCCTAGTGTTAGGTCTGGCATGGGTGGACTCTATGGTGCTAGGGGAGGCTATGGTAGCAGCAGTGGTGGTGGTGCTACTGGTCGCTACCATCCATATGCAGGGTAA